The following proteins are encoded in a genomic region of Synechococcus sp. CBW1002:
- a CDS encoding Nif11-like leader peptide family natural product precursor: protein MAASPLLESVKQNPALAQSICAQLRQFNSQGMSATSPQAVSRIAQQRGLTPVDAEVLTTYVIGLHCPEVR, encoded by the coding sequence TTGGCTGCTTCGCCCCTCCTCGAATCGGTGAAGCAGAACCCTGCCCTGGCGCAGAGCATCTGTGCTCAGTTGCGGCAGTTCAACAGCCAGGGCATGTCAGCCACCTCCCCGCAGGCGGTGAGTCGCATCGCGCAGCAGCGGGGTCTCACCCCCGTCGATGCCGAGGTGCTCACCACCTACGTGATCGGGCTTCACTGCCCTGAGGTTCGCTGA
- a CDS encoding CocE/NonD family hydrolase encodes MSLAARRWRPRGSGFWPVLLMRQPYGRAIASTVTYAHPAWYAAQGYQVVVVDVRGRGESGGQFRGFAQEASDGADCVRWARHLDHANGRVGTYGFSYQGLTQVLSDGSVPQDFPDALAPAHCGLDERCHWASEGGAHWWALGLGWALQLAAQGCARRSDGEGWLEIRRSLETGTFLQEGVNLLERHDPLGMGLTWLGREPAISEGWTCHQAPLELLRRPMLLIGGWYDPHLRGVLDLWRRSQAAGGDPWLRIGAWSHLNWRGGLDALQLAFFDRHLKASEVSMSPPGPLPPPLLLERLGDGAWRSPDPAAPSADAWWLRSQGLAAVRVDEGQLIPGVSTEGPADGAGACTLTLVHDPWRPLPGRGGHLGLDAGPVDRADLDARSDVACFSTPPLAEPLELFGQPELCIDVAADQASYDLCGALSVVAADGMGVRQWSTGVLRCRNNLSGLPQPRSLLFQPVLLALRPGERLRLSLGASSWPQIGVNSGDPDVAPGPVTHRHRVITLQFRLPGARLRLRSLASEGLD; translated from the coding sequence GTGAGCCTGGCAGCCCGGCGTTGGCGGCCGCGGGGATCCGGTTTCTGGCCTGTTCTGTTGATGCGTCAGCCCTACGGCCGGGCGATCGCCTCAACGGTGACCTACGCCCATCCCGCCTGGTATGCCGCTCAGGGGTATCAGGTGGTAGTGGTCGATGTGCGCGGACGAGGGGAGTCCGGTGGCCAGTTCAGAGGCTTCGCCCAGGAGGCTTCCGATGGTGCTGACTGTGTGCGCTGGGCTCGCCACCTGGACCACGCCAATGGACGGGTGGGGACGTACGGCTTCTCCTATCAGGGGCTCACCCAGGTGCTCTCGGACGGGAGCGTCCCGCAGGACTTCCCCGATGCCCTTGCACCGGCCCATTGCGGTCTTGATGAACGCTGCCACTGGGCCAGTGAGGGGGGGGCGCACTGGTGGGCCCTGGGGTTGGGCTGGGCCCTGCAGCTGGCGGCCCAGGGCTGTGCCCGTCGTTCTGACGGAGAGGGCTGGCTGGAGATCCGGCGCAGCCTCGAAACCGGCACATTTCTGCAGGAGGGCGTGAACCTGCTTGAGCGCCACGACCCCTTGGGAATGGGTCTGACCTGGTTAGGCCGTGAACCTGCCATCTCGGAGGGCTGGACCTGCCATCAAGCGCCCCTGGAGCTGCTACGCCGACCGATGCTGCTGATCGGCGGTTGGTACGACCCCCATCTTCGCGGCGTGCTGGATCTGTGGCGGCGGTCGCAGGCGGCGGGGGGTGATCCGTGGCTGCGCATCGGTGCCTGGTCTCATCTGAACTGGCGCGGCGGGCTCGATGCCCTGCAGCTGGCCTTCTTCGATCGGCACCTGAAGGCATCGGAGGTCTCGATGAGCCCCCCGGGACCCTTGCCCCCGCCGCTGCTGCTCGAGCGCCTGGGAGACGGTGCCTGGCGATCCCCAGATCCTGCCGCTCCCTCTGCCGACGCCTGGTGGCTCCGAAGTCAGGGGCTGGCGGCCGTCCGCGTCGACGAAGGCCAACTCATCCCCGGGGTCAGCACTGAGGGGCCTGCGGATGGTGCCGGTGCATGCACCCTGACCCTGGTGCACGATCCCTGGAGGCCACTGCCTGGCCGGGGCGGCCACCTGGGCCTGGATGCCGGTCCGGTCGACCGGGCTGATCTGGACGCCCGCAGCGATGTGGCCTGCTTCAGCACGCCCCCCCTGGCCGAGCCCCTGGAGCTGTTCGGCCAGCCCGAGCTCTGCATCGACGTGGCTGCTGATCAAGCCAGCTACGACCTCTGCGGTGCCCTCTCCGTGGTGGCTGCGGATGGCATGGGGGTGCGGCAATGGAGCACCGGGGTTCTCCGCTGCCGGAACAACCTCTCAGGCCTGCCCCAGCCCCGCAGCCTCCTGTTTCAGCCGGTGCTGCTGGCGCTGCGGCCCGGCGAGCGCCTGCGCCTGTCCCTGGGGGCTTCCTCCTGGCCGCAGATCGGAGTGAACTCGGGAGACCCGGATGTTGCGCCCGGGCCGGTGACCCACCGCCATCGGGTGATCACTCTTCAGTTCAGGCTTCCGGGCGCCCGGTTGCGCCTGCGTTCCTTGGCATCAGAGGGGCTGGATTAG
- a CDS encoding DUF3887 domain-containing protein, with the protein MLHRRPALPLSLLLLGGVVTPLCLGARPVVAGLGSLEGNGDGAPTLVAEVASPQRKQTKQKLRKAAERILLAIQQSDARALYGYLAEPVRRFTTPAAMQERLASLGGVRSTRIESLVLGADDGTVEAELVTPRGTRPLTLILDGEGKILGWELDRSQIPVEDTAVKFIEDLAAGRVLTARSLMSAAMQEEMLPAALQERWQGLQKLTGPFQRVRGSVFAGRDETQQLVLVTTQFGQLTDNLFVILNLQGQVIGVDFPLDAF; encoded by the coding sequence GTGCTTCACCGCCGTCCTGCTCTGCCCTTGTCATTGCTGCTGCTGGGTGGCGTGGTCACTCCGCTCTGTCTCGGTGCTCGACCGGTTGTTGCGGGCCTCGGCTCGCTGGAGGGGAACGGGGATGGAGCCCCCACCCTGGTGGCTGAAGTCGCAAGCCCCCAACGCAAGCAGACCAAGCAGAAGCTGCGCAAGGCCGCCGAGAGGATCCTGCTCGCCATCCAGCAAAGCGATGCCAGGGCTCTCTATGGCTATCTGGCTGAGCCCGTGCGACGCTTCACAACCCCTGCCGCTATGCAGGAGCGCCTCGCCTCGCTGGGTGGCGTGCGCAGCACCCGGATCGAATCCCTGGTGCTCGGCGCCGATGACGGCACGGTGGAGGCGGAACTGGTCACCCCCCGTGGCACCCGGCCCCTCACGCTCATTCTGGATGGGGAGGGCAAGATTCTCGGCTGGGAGCTCGATCGCAGCCAGATCCCCGTCGAGGACACCGCCGTGAAATTCATTGAGGATCTGGCCGCTGGGCGGGTGCTGACGGCCCGCAGCCTGATGTCCGCCGCCATGCAGGAGGAGATGCTGCCGGCCGCCTTGCAGGAGCGCTGGCAGGGTCTGCAGAAGCTCACCGGTCCGTTCCAGCGGGTGCGGGGCAGCGTTTTCGCCGGCCGGGATGAGACGCAGCAGCTGGTGTTGGTCACCACCCAGTTCGGGCAGCTCACCGACAACCTCTTCGTGATTCTCAACCTGCAGGGCCAGGTGATCGGGGTCGATTTCCCCCTCGACGCCTTCTGA
- the glgB gene encoding 1,4-alpha-glucan branching protein GlgB, protein MALVCLDWMVEDGQRLAECRHDHPLAVLGPQPLPDGGWVVRIWMPEADQVELLCNGRSLAMATPNHPWLFEAEVEGDPGCSYQVRVQRGGIEHVQHDPWAFRQEWMGEMDRHLFAEGNHHHIWHRMGAHPGERDGVAGVQFCLWAPNARSVAILGDFNSWDGRHHPMQSRLGGCWELFVPGLRRGELYKYEIRTQAGHCYQKADPYGFQHEVRPNTSSRIAGLASFAWNDADWMARRDAANPLDQPISVYEMHLGSWMHASADQPYVEPDGSVREPVAAADLKPGARLLTYPELADRVIPYVKARGFTHIELMPISEHPFDGSWGYQVTGWYAPTSRFGSPDEFRAFVDRCHAEGIGVILDWVPGHFPKDGHGLAFFDGAHLYEHADPRIGEHKEWGTLIFNYSRNEVRNFLVANLVYWFDQFHIDGIRVDAVASMLYRDYLRPDGEWLANENGGRENLEAVRFLQQANYVLFQHFPGALSIAEESTTWPMVTQPTSIGGLGFNLKWNMGWMHDMLDYFELDPWFRQFHQNNITFSIWYTYTENFMLALSHDEVVHGKSNLLHKMPGDDWQKFANVRALLTYMWTHPGKKTIFMGMEFGQRAEWNVWGDLQWDLLQYESHLGLQRLVDDLNAFYKAEPALWRDDFNEYGFQWIDCNDNRHSVISFMRRDSTGGGWLLVVANFTPQSHSHYRVGVPIEGFYAEVFNSDSARYGGSNLGNLGGKFTDPWSIHGYDQALDLCLPPLSVLILRRDEARSQISSAAEATGEA, encoded by the coding sequence ATGGCCCTGGTCTGCCTCGATTGGATGGTTGAAGACGGGCAACGGCTGGCGGAGTGCAGGCACGATCACCCCCTTGCGGTTCTTGGGCCCCAGCCCCTGCCGGATGGCGGCTGGGTGGTGCGAATCTGGATGCCTGAGGCCGATCAGGTCGAACTCCTCTGCAACGGCCGCAGCCTGGCGATGGCGACCCCGAACCATCCCTGGCTGTTTGAGGCCGAGGTCGAGGGGGATCCCGGCTGCTCCTATCAGGTGCGGGTGCAACGGGGCGGCATCGAGCACGTTCAGCACGATCCCTGGGCGTTCCGCCAGGAATGGATGGGTGAGATGGACCGCCATCTCTTCGCCGAAGGCAACCATCACCACATCTGGCACCGCATGGGGGCCCACCCCGGCGAGCGGGATGGCGTCGCCGGGGTGCAGTTCTGCCTCTGGGCGCCCAACGCCCGCAGTGTGGCGATCCTGGGCGACTTCAACAGCTGGGACGGTCGCCATCATCCGATGCAATCGCGGCTGGGCGGCTGCTGGGAATTGTTCGTACCGGGTCTGCGCCGCGGCGAGCTCTACAAGTACGAGATCCGCACCCAGGCGGGCCACTGCTACCAGAAGGCCGATCCCTACGGCTTCCAGCACGAGGTGAGGCCCAACACCAGTTCGCGGATCGCAGGGCTGGCCAGCTTCGCCTGGAATGATGCCGACTGGATGGCCCGGCGGGATGCGGCCAACCCGCTCGATCAGCCGATCTCGGTCTACGAGATGCACCTGGGCAGCTGGATGCACGCCAGCGCCGATCAGCCCTATGTGGAACCTGACGGCTCGGTGAGGGAGCCGGTGGCTGCGGCCGATCTCAAACCGGGTGCCCGGCTGCTCACCTACCCGGAGCTGGCCGATCGGGTGATCCCCTACGTGAAGGCCCGCGGCTTCACCCACATCGAACTGATGCCGATCTCCGAGCATCCCTTCGATGGCTCCTGGGGTTATCAGGTGACCGGCTGGTATGCGCCCACCAGCCGCTTCGGCAGCCCTGATGAGTTCCGGGCCTTCGTGGACCGCTGCCACGCCGAGGGCATCGGTGTGATTCTCGACTGGGTTCCCGGCCACTTTCCCAAGGATGGCCATGGCCTGGCCTTCTTCGATGGCGCGCACCTCTACGAGCATGCCGATCCGCGCATCGGCGAGCACAAGGAGTGGGGCACGCTGATCTTCAACTACAGCCGCAATGAGGTTCGTAACTTCCTGGTGGCGAATCTGGTGTACTGGTTTGATCAGTTCCACATCGATGGCATCCGTGTGGATGCGGTCGCCTCGATGCTCTATCGCGACTATCTGCGCCCGGATGGAGAGTGGCTGGCGAATGAGAATGGCGGACGTGAGAACCTCGAAGCTGTGCGCTTCCTGCAGCAGGCGAACTATGTCTTGTTCCAGCACTTCCCAGGTGCTCTGTCGATCGCGGAGGAATCCACCACCTGGCCGATGGTGACCCAGCCCACCAGCATCGGTGGCCTTGGCTTCAACCTGAAGTGGAACATGGGCTGGATGCACGACATGCTCGATTATTTCGAGCTCGATCCCTGGTTCCGGCAGTTCCATCAGAACAACATCACGTTTTCAATCTGGTATACCTATACCGAGAACTTCATGCTCGCCCTCAGCCACGATGAAGTGGTGCATGGCAAGAGCAACCTGCTTCACAAGATGCCCGGCGATGACTGGCAGAAGTTTGCCAATGTTCGGGCCCTTCTGACCTACATGTGGACCCACCCGGGCAAGAAGACAATCTTCATGGGCATGGAGTTCGGCCAGCGGGCTGAATGGAATGTCTGGGGAGATCTGCAATGGGACCTGCTCCAGTACGAGTCGCACCTGGGCCTGCAGCGGTTGGTGGATGATCTCAATGCCTTTTACAAGGCGGAACCAGCACTCTGGCGCGATGATTTCAATGAGTACGGTTTCCAGTGGATCGATTGCAACGACAACCGCCACTCGGTGATCAGCTTCATGCGCCGCGACAGCACCGGTGGTGGCTGGCTGCTGGTGGTGGCGAACTTCACGCCTCAGAGCCACTCCCACTACCGGGTGGGAGTCCCGATCGAGGGCTTCTACGCCGAGGTGTTCAACAGCGACAGTGCTCGCTACGGCGGCAGCAATCTTGGCAACCTCGGAGGAAAATTCACTGATCCCTGGAGTATCCACGGCTACGACCAGGCGCTGGATCTCTGCCTGCCGCCCTTGAGTGTGCTGATTCTTCGCCGTGATGAGGCCCGCAGTCAGATCTCTTCAGCCGCTGAAGCGACAGGGGAAGCCTGA
- the hemE gene encoding uroporphyrinogen decarboxylase: protein MADTLPLLLRAARGEQVERPPVWMMRQAGRYMKVYRDLRDRHPGFRERSENPDLSYEISMQPFHAFQPDGVILFSDILTPLPGMGIDFDIIESKGPIIEPAIRSQAQVDALRPLDPAEALPFVGEVLSRLRQDVGNAATVLGFVGAPWTLAAYAVEGKSSKTYSVIKAMAFREPALLHQLLGHLADSIAAYVRYQIDSGAQVVQLFDSWAGQLSPIDYDVFAAPYQKRVIDQVKATHPDTPLILYISGSAGVLERMGRTGVDIVSLDWTVDMADGCARLPQHLGVQGNVDPGLLFGTPEAIRERILDTVRKAKGRKHILNLGHGILPGTPEENARVFFETGKAVHELLGAAV, encoded by the coding sequence ATGGCCGACACCCTCCCCCTGCTGCTGCGCGCCGCCCGAGGTGAGCAGGTGGAGCGTCCGCCGGTGTGGATGATGCGCCAGGCAGGCCGTTACATGAAGGTCTACCGCGATCTGCGCGATCGTCATCCCGGCTTCCGCGAGCGCTCCGAGAACCCGGATCTCTCCTACGAGATCTCGATGCAGCCGTTTCACGCCTTCCAGCCCGATGGCGTGATCCTGTTCTCCGACATCCTCACGCCCCTGCCTGGCATGGGGATCGACTTCGACATCATCGAGAGCAAGGGGCCGATCATCGAGCCCGCCATTCGCTCCCAGGCCCAGGTGGATGCGCTGCGTCCCCTGGATCCCGCCGAGGCCCTCCCCTTTGTTGGTGAGGTGCTGTCTCGCCTTCGCCAGGATGTGGGCAACGCGGCCACCGTTCTCGGTTTTGTCGGCGCGCCCTGGACCCTGGCGGCCTACGCAGTGGAGGGCAAGAGCTCCAAGACCTATTCCGTGATCAAGGCGATGGCCTTCCGGGAGCCGGCGCTGCTGCACCAGTTGCTGGGCCACCTGGCGGATTCGATCGCCGCTTACGTGCGCTACCAGATCGACTCGGGAGCCCAGGTGGTGCAGCTGTTCGACTCCTGGGCCGGTCAGCTCAGCCCGATCGATTACGACGTCTTCGCGGCTCCCTACCAGAAGCGGGTGATCGATCAGGTGAAAGCCACCCACCCCGACACTCCCTTGATTCTTTACATCTCCGGCAGTGCCGGTGTGTTGGAGCGGATGGGCCGCACCGGTGTCGACATCGTGTCGCTGGACTGGACCGTGGACATGGCCGATGGCTGTGCCCGGCTGCCCCAGCACCTCGGCGTTCAGGGCAATGTCGACCCCGGCCTGCTGTTCGGCACCCCGGAGGCGATCCGCGAGCGCATCCTCGACACCGTGCGCAAGGCCAAGGGCCGCAAACACATCCTCAACCTTGGCCATGGCATCCTGCCGGGCACTCCCGAGGAGAACGCCCGTGTGTTCTTCGAGACCGGCAAGGCCGTCCATGAGCTGCTCGGAGCGGCCGTTTGA
- a CDS encoding NAD-dependent epimerase/dehydratase family protein: protein MSTTATEAGRAIADPGVPSRARILITGASGCVGQYITETLYRNSDADLLLLLRDPSKLKVVDPNDPRITLLVGDLRELDPHADAIASATRVIHTATAWGDPERARQVNVVAVKRLLELVNPARLEQVIYFSTASILDRQLKLLPEAMAYGTEYIQTKAQCLEQLEGHPLAERIVAVFPTLVFGGRVTSGDPHPTSYLTAGLKEAIGWLWLARWLRTDASFHFIHAADIATVCAHLATHPHEPNPEPGQGVVRRLVLGQAPIQINDTVRILCRWRRCWWPSIGVDLQGWLIEALIRLLRIEVNAWDRFSIRQRHFVHEPASPPERFGRVSLAPTLEAVLETAAVPHRGRMD from the coding sequence TTGAGCACCACGGCCACCGAAGCCGGCCGTGCCATCGCCGATCCCGGCGTGCCGTCCAGGGCTCGGATCCTGATCACCGGTGCCAGCGGCTGCGTTGGTCAGTACATCACCGAAACCCTCTACCGCAACAGCGATGCGGATCTGTTGCTACTGCTGCGCGATCCTTCCAAGCTGAAGGTCGTGGATCCCAACGATCCCAGGATCACGCTGTTGGTGGGTGATCTTCGTGAGCTGGATCCCCATGCCGACGCCATCGCCAGCGCCACCCGCGTCATCCACACCGCAACCGCCTGGGGGGATCCGGAGCGGGCCCGCCAGGTGAATGTGGTGGCGGTGAAGCGGTTGCTGGAACTGGTGAATCCCGCGCGGCTGGAACAGGTGATCTACTTCTCCACCGCCAGCATCCTCGATCGACAGCTGAAACTCCTGCCGGAAGCCATGGCCTATGGCACGGAATACATCCAGACCAAGGCCCAGTGCCTCGAACAGCTGGAGGGCCATCCCCTGGCTGAGCGGATCGTGGCCGTCTTCCCCACGCTGGTGTTCGGCGGGAGGGTCACGTCCGGCGACCCCCATCCCACCAGCTATCTCACGGCGGGCCTCAAGGAGGCGATCGGCTGGTTATGGCTGGCCCGCTGGCTGCGAACCGATGCCAGCTTCCATTTCATCCATGCGGCCGACATCGCCACGGTCTGCGCCCATCTGGCCACCCACCCCCACGAGCCCAATCCCGAGCCTGGCCAAGGTGTGGTGAGACGCCTGGTGCTGGGTCAGGCACCGATCCAGATCAACGACACCGTGCGAATCCTCTGCCGCTGGCGGCGCTGCTGGTGGCCCTCGATCGGGGTGGATCTGCAGGGCTGGCTGATCGAGGCCTTGATCCGCCTGCTGCGAATCGAGGTGAATGCCTGGGATCGCTTCTCGATCCGACAGCGCCACTTCGTGCATGAGCCGGCGAGTCCGCCGGAGCGCTTCGGCAGGGTGAGCCTCGCCCCCACCCTGGAGGCGGTGCTGGAGACCGCGGCCGTTCCCCACCGCGGCCGGATGGACTGA
- a CDS encoding c-type cytochrome encodes MRRLFSLLALCLALVLGAAPSFAADVAHGGQIFSANCAACHMGGGNVVNAERTLKQDALEAYLADYSSGHEAAIAAQVTKGKNAMPAFLGKLSEADIADVAAYVEDMSSKGWA; translated from the coding sequence ATGCGCCGTCTTTTTTCACTGCTCGCTCTGTGCCTGGCGCTGGTGCTGGGGGCAGCACCTAGCTTCGCCGCTGACGTGGCCCACGGTGGCCAGATTTTCTCCGCCAACTGCGCTGCCTGCCACATGGGTGGTGGCAATGTGGTGAATGCTGAGCGCACTCTCAAGCAGGATGCCCTGGAGGCCTACCTGGCTGACTACAGCAGCGGTCACGAGGCTGCCATTGCTGCTCAAGTCACCAAGGGCAAGAACGCCATGCCGGCTTTCCTCGGCAAGCTGAGCGAAGCCGATATCGCTGATGTGGCCGCCTACGTTGAAGACATGTCGTCCAAAGGCTGGGCCTGA
- a CDS encoding Nif11-like leader peptide family natural product precursor: protein MSREQLIRLVADAERDPALREELRGCFAAGQSWTSVVGKARLRGYEIQVTDLQDARSADHAASFLEASRVSAIGSLWGSSPVLPSQAAQLAARRQASTAR, encoded by the coding sequence ATGTCACGAGAGCAACTCATCCGGCTGGTTGCCGATGCAGAACGCGATCCCGCCCTTCGAGAGGAGCTGCGGGGTTGTTTTGCCGCGGGCCAGAGCTGGACTTCAGTGGTTGGCAAGGCGCGTTTGCGCGGATACGAGATCCAGGTCACGGATCTGCAGGATGCGCGTTCGGCTGATCATGCCGCCAGCTTCCTGGAAGCCAGCAGGGTCTCGGCGATCGGATCCCTGTGGGGTTCCTCACCGGTGTTGCCCAGTCAGGCCGCTCAGCTGGCGGCGCGACGGCAGGCGAGCACCGCCAGATAA
- the clpB gene encoding ATP-dependent chaperone ClpB, with protein sequence MHPTAELFTEKAWGAVVAAQQLAQQKRQQQMETEHLFAALLSQQGLAGRILEKAGVDVGTLSQKVEAFLASQPSLGAAPESVYLGKSLNVCFDRADQAKAEFGDHYISIEHLLLGLVADDRCGRQLLSQCGVNAKTLKASIEAVRGSQTVTDQNPEGTYESLEKYGRDLTAAAREGKLDPVIGRDEEIRRTIQILSRRTKNNPVLIGEPGVGKTAIVEGLAQRIVNGDVPQALQNRQLVSLDMGALIAGAKYRGEFEERLKAVLKEVTASEGQIVLFIDEIHTVVGAGATGGAMDASNLLKPMLARGELRCIGATTLDEHRQHIEKDPALERRFQQVFVDQPTVEDTISILRGLKERYEVHHGVRIADNALVAAAVLSSRYIADRFLPDKAIDLVDESAARLKMEITSKPEEIDELDRRILQLEMEKLSLGRESDPASKDRLERLEKELADLSEQQSALNAQWQAEKGSIDELGAIKEEIEQVQLQVEQAKRNYDLNKAAELEYGTLAELNKKLAAKEAVLNAGDGEKTLLREEVTEDDIAEVIAKWTGIPVAKLVQSEMEKLLNLEQDLHTRVIGQQQAVTAVADAIQRSRAGLSDPNRPIASFLFLGPTGVGKTELSKALASQLFDSEEAMVRIDMSEYMEKHAVSRLIGAPPGYVGYEEGGQLTEAVRRRPYAVILFDEVEKAHPDVFNVLLQVLDDGRVTDGQGRTVDFTNTVLILTSNIGSASILDLAGDPARHGEMEKRVNEALRSHFRPEFLNRLDESIIFHSLKAEELRQIVDLQVQRLARRLEERKLSLKLSTEALDWLAAVGYDPVYGARPLKRAIQRELETPIAKAILAGSFPAGSTIAVEVEAERLKISLAEAARLPVLV encoded by the coding sequence ATGCATCCCACCGCTGAGCTGTTCACCGAGAAGGCCTGGGGCGCCGTCGTGGCGGCCCAGCAGCTGGCCCAGCAGAAGCGCCAGCAGCAGATGGAAACCGAGCATCTGTTCGCGGCCCTGCTGAGCCAGCAGGGACTGGCCGGCCGGATCCTTGAGAAGGCCGGCGTGGATGTGGGAACCCTCAGCCAGAAGGTGGAGGCTTTTCTGGCGTCTCAGCCCAGCCTTGGGGCTGCCCCCGAGAGTGTGTACCTGGGCAAGTCCCTGAATGTCTGCTTTGACCGTGCCGATCAGGCCAAGGCCGAATTCGGAGATCATTACATCTCGATCGAACATCTGCTGCTCGGCCTGGTGGCGGATGATCGCTGCGGCCGGCAGCTGCTCAGCCAGTGCGGCGTCAACGCCAAGACGCTGAAGGCCAGTATTGAAGCCGTGCGCGGCAGCCAGACAGTGACAGACCAGAATCCCGAAGGCACGTACGAGTCTCTGGAGAAGTACGGCCGCGATCTCACGGCCGCAGCCCGCGAGGGCAAGCTCGATCCGGTGATCGGCCGCGACGAGGAAATCCGCCGCACGATCCAGATCCTGTCGCGGCGTACCAAGAACAATCCCGTGCTGATCGGTGAACCCGGCGTCGGCAAGACCGCCATCGTCGAGGGTCTGGCCCAGCGCATCGTCAACGGTGACGTTCCCCAGGCCCTGCAGAACCGCCAGCTCGTCTCCCTCGACATGGGTGCCCTGATTGCCGGCGCCAAGTACCGCGGCGAGTTCGAGGAGCGGCTCAAGGCCGTGCTCAAGGAGGTGACCGCCTCCGAGGGCCAGATCGTGCTGTTCATCGACGAGATCCACACCGTGGTGGGGGCCGGTGCCACCGGCGGCGCCATGGATGCCAGCAATCTGCTCAAGCCGATGCTGGCCCGGGGCGAACTGCGCTGCATCGGTGCCACCACGCTGGATGAACACCGCCAGCACATTGAGAAAGACCCGGCCCTGGAGCGCCGCTTCCAGCAGGTGTTCGTGGATCAGCCCACGGTGGAGGACACGATCTCGATCCTGCGGGGCCTGAAGGAGCGCTACGAAGTGCACCATGGCGTTCGCATCGCCGACAACGCCCTGGTGGCCGCCGCCGTGCTGTCGAGTCGTTACATCGCCGATCGTTTCCTGCCGGACAAGGCCATCGACCTGGTGGATGAATCCGCTGCTCGCCTCAAGATGGAGATCACCTCCAAGCCTGAGGAGATCGATGAACTCGATCGCCGCATCCTGCAGCTGGAGATGGAGAAGCTCTCGCTCGGCCGTGAATCCGATCCGGCCAGCAAGGATCGGCTGGAGCGGCTTGAAAAGGAGCTGGCGGATCTGAGTGAACAGCAGAGCGCCCTCAATGCTCAGTGGCAGGCGGAGAAGGGCTCGATCGATGAACTCGGTGCCATCAAGGAGGAGATCGAGCAGGTGCAGCTGCAGGTTGAGCAGGCCAAGCGCAACTACGACCTCAACAAGGCCGCCGAACTCGAATACGGCACCCTGGCCGAACTCAACAAGAAGCTGGCCGCCAAGGAGGCCGTGCTCAACGCCGGTGATGGGGAGAAAACGCTGCTGCGGGAGGAGGTCACCGAAGACGACATCGCTGAGGTGATCGCCAAGTGGACCGGCATTCCAGTGGCCAAGCTGGTGCAGAGCGAGATGGAGAAGCTGCTCAACCTTGAGCAGGATCTGCACACCCGTGTGATTGGCCAGCAGCAGGCCGTCACGGCCGTGGCCGATGCGATTCAGCGTTCCAGGGCCGGCCTGAGTGATCCGAACCGGCCGATCGCCAGCTTCCTGTTCCTCGGTCCCACCGGCGTCGGCAAAACGGAGCTGTCCAAGGCGCTCGCTTCGCAGCTCTTCGATTCGGAAGAGGCGATGGTGCGCATCGACATGAGCGAGTACATGGAGAAGCATGCCGTCAGCCGCCTGATCGGAGCTCCTCCGGGCTACGTGGGCTACGAAGAGGGTGGTCAGCTCACCGAAGCGGTGCGGCGCCGCCCCTACGCCGTGATCCTGTTTGACGAGGTGGAGAAGGCCCACCCGGATGTGTTCAATGTGCTGCTGCAGGTGCTCGACGACGGCCGCGTCACCGATGGTCAGGGACGCACGGTGGACTTCACCAACACCGTGTTGATTCTTACCAGCAACATCGGCAGCGCCTCGATTCTGGATCTGGCCGGCGATCCCGCCCGCCATGGAGAGATGGAGAAGCGGGTGAATGAGGCCCTGCGCAGCCACTTCCGCCCCGAGTTCCTCAACCGCCTCGATGAATCGATCATCTTCCACAGCCTCAAGGCCGAGGAGTTGCGCCAGATCGTCGATCTGCAGGTGCAGCGGTTGGCCAGGCGCCTGGAGGAGCGCAAGCTCTCGCTGAAGCTCTCCACCGAAGCCCTCGACTGGCTGGCGGCCGTGGGCTACGACCCTGTCTACGGCGCCAGGCCGCTGAAGCGGGCCATCCAGCGGGAACTGGAAACCCCGATCGCCAAGGCGATCCTGGCCGGAAGCTTTCCGGCCGGCTCCACCATCGCCGTGGAGGTGGAGGCCGAGCGGCTGAAGATCAGCCTGGCTGAAGCGGCCCGCCTGCCGGTGCTGGTGTGA